Within the Solwaraspora sp. WMMA2056 genome, the region CCGCCGGGCCGATGGTGTCGACGAGGACGGGCAGGTGGTCTACAGCTGGTCCTTCGATGCCGCACCGGAGGCAGACAACGATGTGTGACGATCGAATTCGCGGGTAGGTCCCTATGCGACAGCGACACCGGCCGGCGTCACCCGGTCCACCGGGGATGTCGGCCGGTGTCGGAGCCGAGCAGGAAGGGACCCAATGATGAAAATCTCTCGTCTCGCCGGTGGTGCGGTGGCCGGGGCACTGGTCGCGACCGCAGCAGCGGTCGCCGTGCCCTCGCCCGCGAGCGCCCAGGCCGAGCCCTGTGTGCAACGGGTCGCGGTGGTCAACAACGCCGGTTTCGTGATGTCGTTCCAGGTAGCCACCAGCACCGGTCTGCAGACGTCCGCCACCGACACGTACCCGATCAACCAGTGGCGGGTGATCGACCTGACCACCACGGCGCTGCCGGTCGGCGCCGACGTCCGCCCGGTGGTGGACGCGGTCGCCGGTGCCACCCGTACGCCGAGTGGCTTCGTGTCGTACTGCGTGAACGGGCAGACCGCCACGTACACGGTCACCGGCACCACGTTCGACTACCGGGTCACCCTGATCGGCTGATCCGTCGGCTGGCCCGGCCGGTCAACCGCCGCGTCGGGCCGGCCGGTCAACCGCCGCCCTGGGCCGGCCGGGCCAGCCGGTGCAGTTTCAACGCCAGATGCAGGCAGAGCCGCTCGTTGCCGTCCTTGAGGTCGGTGTCGGCCAGCTGCTCCACCCGCTGCAGCCGGTAGTAGAGCGTGGTCCGGTGCAGGCGCAGCGCCTCGGCGGCGGCGTGCGCGTTGCCGGCCAGGTCCAGGTAGACCTCCAGGGTCTCCAGCAGCACCCGGTGGGTGTCGTCGCGCAGCATCCGCGCCAGCCCGGGATGCACCCCGGCGACGTCCAGCTGATCCTCGTCCAGCTGCGACAACAGCCGGTAGATGCCCAGGTTGGCCCAGGCGACCACCGGGCCGAGTGCCGGTAGCCGGACCCCGACCCGGGCAGCCTGCAGCGCCTCCGCGTAGGAGTGCACGGTGTCGGCGAGGCGGGGCCGTGGCTGGCCGAGTCCGACGACGACCCGCTGCACCGGGGCGAGCCGGTCGGTGACGGTCGCCAGGGCGCTGCTCAGCTGGGTGGCGGTCGCCGGCGGTGAGCCCCGCCCGGTCGACCGCGCGTCGCGTAGCAGCAGCACCCCGTGGTCGTGCCGGACCAGGTGCAGGGCCTCCCGGGTGCCGACCCAGCGTCGGGTGGCGACCAGGGCCTGTTCCAGGGCGATCCGGGTGGTCTCGTCGAGTGCCTGACCGGGGGCCGACACCGGTTGGGCGACCAGCGCGGTGCTGCGGCCGTCGCTGGTGACGACGCCGTCGGACAGCAGCGAGCGGACCACCTCGTCGCGGATGTCGGGCGAGTCGGACAGCAGGGTACGGGCGGCTTCGGCCTCCCGCTGCGAGGCCAGCTCGCCGATCAGGTTCGTACGGTAGAGCGCGAACGCCAGGTCGGCGGCGGCCTCCACGGCGGCGGCGATGTCGGTGTCGGACATGGTGCCGTCGGCGTCGATGAACCAGACGAAGCCGAGCAGCAGGTCCCGGTGCCGAACCGGCACACAGACCCGGGGCAGCAGCTCCAGCTCGGGGCAGGCCGGGGTGCGGACCGGTGCACGGGCCGTCATGATGCCGATGTCGCGGAACCAGGCGACGACCTCGGCGGCGGTGTGCCGGCGCAGGATCGAGTCGCGGCGTACGTCGTCCATCGGGCCGCTGTGTTCGCTGTAGACCACGACCCGCTGGCGGCGGTCCTCGATCAACGCCGGTCGGCCGACCCGGGCAGCGACGGTGTCCACGATGCGCTGCAGATCCGCCTGCAATCCGTACTCCCCGTCGTCGTGTCTGCCTGCGGCGGTGCCCCGACCGCCGTCGAGTAACCACCTTCGGCCGCGCCGGGCCACGACGCAAGACTCCGTCGGCAGGCTTCCGGCAGGTGTCGGAAGAGATCGACTCATCTCGGCGACAGCTGCACGGTGACCGGCCGGTCACCCGGCTCCTAGATTCGAGCTCGGCCAGCTCCCGCTGCGAGAGGTGACTGCGATGCGCACACTGTCCACCAGCCGCCCGGTGCGCCGCGCGGTGCTCGGCGCGGCTGTCGCCACCGCACTGATCGTGCCGACCGGCGGGTTCTCCGCAGCCGCCGCGCCGGGCAACCCGGCCGGCGGCGGCGGACCGTTCGAGATCCTCGACCCGCAGTACTGGCAGAACCCGGACACGATGACCTGGGACGACTGGGTGGCGGTGCCGGGTCGGGACTGGTCGGATCCGACGGTGACCGGATCGGAGCGCAACTTCGACATCGCTCTGGTCACCCTGGACTATCCGGATCAGCCGTTCGTGGTGACCCAGCGTCCCCGGTCGACGGTCTTCGGCAACCCGCAGGCGACGGCGTCGAACATCCCGCGTGAGCAGGTCGCCCAGTTCTACACCGACTTCCTGAACACGCCGAACGATCTGAACAAGGGTCACACGCTGCACGAATATTGGATGCAGGATTCCAACGGCCGCTACGGGGTGGACCTGACCGGATTCGGCCCGTACCAGCTGCCGGCGAAGTCCTACCAGTACGGCATCGACAACGGGTTCAACCCGGG harbors:
- a CDS encoding PucR family transcriptional regulator, producing the protein MQADLQRIVDTVAARVGRPALIEDRRQRVVVYSEHSGPMDDVRRDSILRRHTAAEVVAWFRDIGIMTARAPVRTPACPELELLPRVCVPVRHRDLLLGFVWFIDADGTMSDTDIAAAVEAAADLAFALYRTNLIGELASQREAEAARTLLSDSPDIRDEVVRSLLSDGVVTSDGRSTALVAQPVSAPGQALDETTRIALEQALVATRRWVGTREALHLVRHDHGVLLLRDARSTGRGSPPATATQLSSALATVTDRLAPVQRVVVGLGQPRPRLADTVHSYAEALQAARVGVRLPALGPVVAWANLGIYRLLSQLDEDQLDVAGVHPGLARMLRDDTHRVLLETLEVYLDLAGNAHAAAEALRLHRTTLYYRLQRVEQLADTDLKDGNERLCLHLALKLHRLARPAQGGG